From Daucus carota subsp. sativus chromosome 6, DH1 v3.0, whole genome shotgun sequence, the proteins below share one genomic window:
- the LOC135147297 gene encoding proteasome subunit alpha type-1-B, which yields MFRNQYDTDVTTWSPAGRLFQVEYAMEAVKQGSAAIGLRSKSHVVLACVNKSNSELSSHQKKIFKADDHIGVAIAGLTADGRVLSRYMRSECINYSYSYESPLPVGRLVVQLADKAQV from the coding sequence ATGTTCCGCAACCAATACGACACCGACGTGACGACCTGGAGCCCGGCCGGCCGCTTATTCCAAGTCGAATACGCAATGGAGGCGGTGAAACAAGGCTCCGCCGCAATCGGTCTCCGATCCAAGTCTCACGTGGTTCTGGCCTGCGTTAACAAGTCTAATTCCGAGCTCTCTTCTCATCAGAAGAAGATCTTCAAGGCCGACGATCATATCGGCGTGGCTATCGCGGGCCTCACTGCTGATGGACGCGTGTTGTCTCGGTATATGAGATCTGAATGTATCAATTATAGTTACTCTTATGAGTCTCCTCTCCCTGTTGGTCGCCTCGTTGTTCAGCTCGCCGATAAGGCTCAGGTATAA